In Archangium violaceum, the following are encoded in one genomic region:
- a CDS encoding Uma2 family endonuclease — protein MAPRRPEDSESAERNSPSVEAAFQAAPPEMVAEILNGELHLSPRPARPHANASTGLGALLTMPFKFGRGGPGGWVILDEPELHLGRRPDKLVPDIAGWRRERLPQAIGGDDAPAHYDLAPDWVCEVLSERTRRIDKVQKMRIYAREGVRNVWHVDPVARTLDIFRIEGSHWLLVDSFAGDERVRAEPFDAIELELALVWSE, from the coding sequence ATGGCCCCTCGCCGTCCCGAAGATTCCGAGTCCGCCGAGCGAAACTCCCCGTCCGTGGAGGCGGCCTTCCAGGCGGCTCCACCGGAGATGGTGGCGGAGATTCTCAACGGCGAGCTGCACCTCAGCCCTCGCCCAGCCCGGCCGCACGCCAACGCGTCGACGGGCCTGGGCGCCCTCCTCACCATGCCCTTCAAGTTCGGCAGGGGAGGTCCGGGAGGGTGGGTCATCCTCGATGAACCGGAACTCCACCTCGGCCGCCGGCCGGACAAGCTCGTGCCGGACATCGCCGGCTGGCGGCGCGAGCGCCTGCCGCAGGCCATCGGCGGAGACGACGCCCCAGCGCACTACGACCTCGCCCCGGACTGGGTCTGCGAGGTCCTCTCCGAGCGCACGCGGCGCATCGACAAGGTCCAGAAGATGCGCATCTACGCTCGGGAGGGCGTACGGAACGTGTGGCACGTGGACCCGGTCGCCCGCACCCTCGACATCTTCCGGATCGAGGGGAGCCACTGGCTGCTCGTCGATTCCTTCGCCGGGGACGAGCGCGTCCGCGCCGAGCCGTTCGATGCAATCGAGCTCGAGCTGGCGCTCGTCTGGTCGGAGTAG
- the purL gene encoding phosphoribosylformylglycinamidine synthase codes for MLTLRGAPALSEFRLAKLLARCRELEPTVASVYAEFVHFVDVATALTESERTLMDRLLEYGPRLARGERRGSLQLVIPRPGTISPWSSKATDIFQNCGLRGVRRIERGIAWWVADGAGKALSPGQLARVQPVLHDRMTQAVVGREEDAAILFAEHTPRPLTTVDVLGGGRAALATANRELGLALAEDEIDYLVTRFTGLKRNPTDVELMMFAQANSEHCRHKIFNASWTIDGVEQERSLFQSIKNTYAANKEGVLSAYKDNAAVMEGFEVERLFPDAASGEYRFHREPAHILMKVETHNHPTAISPHPGASTGAGGEIRDEGATGRGAKPKAGLSGFSVSNLRIPGYEQPWEQPYGKPERIVSALDIMIDGPLGGAAFNNEFGRPNLCGYFRSFELQVPTPEGPEVRGYHKPIMIAGGLGNIRAQHVQKGQLQPGDKIVVLGGPAMLIGLGGGAASSMAQGASAADLDFASVQRDNPEMERRCQEVIDRCWAQGEANPIRSIHDVGAGGLSNAVPELIHDNDLGGRFELREVPNAEPGMAPVEIWCNEAQERYVLAIAPEDLPRFQALCERERAPFAVLGEATEEQVLKLTDQRFGNAPIDIPMDVLFGKPPRMHRDVKSRPLTHAELKLDAPVKELLTRVLGHPTVADKGFLITIGDRTVSGLTARDQMVGPWQVPVADCAVTLSAHAGYTGEAMSMGERTPVALLDSAASARMAVAEAVTNIASARIGKLGDVKLSANWMAAAGSPGEDANLYAAVKAVGMELCPALGLTIPVGKDSMSMRTVWEEKGARKAVVSPLSLIVSAFAPVLDVRRSLTPQLRELDSDTRLVFVDLAGGKQRLGGSVLAQTWSQVGPRCPDVESPELLKGFFSAMQVLNEEGLLLAYHDRSDGGLLTSLVEMAFAGHCGFEVDVTALGSDAVAALFNEELGAVLQVQSTNLSRVRDVLTKHGLGSAYQELGRPRAELTVQVRHGGTVLLEEDTVALRKVWSRVSYEMQKLRDNPRCADEEYAAKCDPRDPGLSPRLTFDPTEDVAAPYIAKGVKPRVVILREQGVNSQLEMARAFIRAGFNAVDVHMSDILAGRVSLKDFTGVAACGGFSYGDVLGAGGGWARSILFNARARDEFAAFFARSGTFALGICNGCQMMSQLRDLIPGAEHFPHFVRNASEQFEARLVQVEVAESPSLFFKGMAGSRILIASSHGEGRAEFASAEDAARVNGLGVVPVRFVDNHGRVTETYPANPNGSPHGIAGMTSRDGRVTIMMPHPERVSRSVQYSWCPPEWGEDGPWMRMFRNARAALG; via the coding sequence ATGCTCACCCTGCGTGGCGCCCCCGCCCTCTCCGAGTTCCGTCTGGCCAAGTTGCTCGCTCGCTGCCGTGAGCTGGAGCCGACCGTGGCCTCCGTCTACGCGGAGTTCGTGCACTTCGTCGACGTCGCGACGGCCCTCACGGAGTCCGAGCGGACCTTGATGGACCGGCTGCTGGAGTACGGCCCCCGGCTGGCCCGGGGCGAGCGGCGCGGCAGCCTGCAGCTCGTCATCCCGCGCCCCGGCACCATCTCGCCCTGGTCCTCGAAGGCCACGGACATCTTCCAGAACTGCGGCCTGCGCGGCGTGCGGCGCATCGAGCGAGGCATCGCCTGGTGGGTCGCCGACGGAGCCGGCAAGGCCCTGAGCCCCGGGCAGCTCGCCCGCGTACAACCGGTGCTGCACGACCGGATGACGCAGGCGGTGGTGGGGCGCGAGGAGGACGCCGCCATCCTCTTCGCCGAGCACACGCCCCGGCCGCTCACCACGGTGGATGTGCTGGGCGGAGGCCGGGCCGCGCTCGCCACCGCGAACCGCGAGCTGGGCCTGGCCCTGGCCGAGGATGAGATCGACTACCTGGTGACGCGCTTCACGGGGCTGAAGCGCAACCCCACCGACGTCGAGCTGATGATGTTCGCGCAGGCCAACAGCGAGCACTGCCGGCACAAGATCTTCAACGCTTCGTGGACCATCGACGGGGTGGAGCAGGAGCGCTCGCTCTTCCAGTCCATCAAGAACACGTACGCGGCCAACAAGGAGGGCGTGCTGTCGGCGTACAAGGACAACGCCGCGGTGATGGAGGGCTTCGAGGTGGAGCGCCTCTTCCCGGACGCGGCCAGCGGCGAGTACCGCTTCCACCGCGAGCCCGCGCACATCCTGATGAAGGTGGAGACGCACAACCATCCCACCGCCATCTCGCCGCACCCGGGCGCCTCGACGGGGGCGGGCGGAGAGATTCGTGACGAGGGCGCCACGGGCCGGGGTGCCAAGCCCAAGGCGGGCCTGAGCGGGTTCTCCGTGTCGAACCTGCGCATCCCCGGCTACGAGCAGCCCTGGGAGCAGCCCTACGGAAAACCGGAGCGCATCGTGTCGGCGCTCGACATCATGATCGACGGCCCGCTGGGCGGCGCCGCCTTCAACAACGAGTTCGGCCGGCCCAACCTGTGCGGCTACTTCCGCAGCTTCGAGCTGCAGGTGCCCACCCCCGAGGGCCCCGAGGTGCGCGGCTACCACAAGCCGATCATGATCGCCGGTGGCCTGGGCAACATCCGGGCCCAGCACGTGCAGAAGGGGCAGCTCCAGCCGGGGGACAAGATCGTCGTGCTGGGTGGCCCGGCGATGCTCATCGGCCTGGGCGGTGGCGCGGCGTCCTCGATGGCGCAGGGCGCGAGCGCGGCGGACCTCGATTTCGCCTCGGTGCAGCGCGACAACCCGGAGATGGAGCGGCGCTGCCAGGAGGTCATCGACCGGTGCTGGGCCCAGGGCGAGGCCAACCCCATCCGCTCCATCCACGACGTGGGCGCGGGCGGCCTGTCCAACGCGGTGCCGGAGCTGATCCACGACAACGACCTGGGTGGGCGCTTCGAGCTGCGCGAGGTGCCGAACGCCGAGCCCGGCATGGCGCCGGTGGAGATCTGGTGCAACGAGGCGCAGGAGCGCTACGTGCTGGCCATCGCGCCGGAGGACCTGCCGCGCTTCCAGGCCCTGTGCGAGCGCGAGCGTGCGCCCTTCGCGGTGCTGGGCGAGGCCACCGAGGAGCAGGTGCTGAAGCTGACGGACCAGCGGTTCGGCAACGCGCCCATCGACATCCCGATGGACGTGCTGTTCGGCAAGCCGCCGCGCATGCACCGGGACGTGAAGTCGCGCCCGCTGACGCACGCCGAGCTGAAGCTGGACGCGCCGGTGAAGGAGCTGCTGACGCGGGTGCTCGGGCACCCGACGGTGGCGGACAAGGGGTTCCTGATCACCATCGGTGACCGGACGGTGTCGGGCCTGACGGCGAGGGACCAGATGGTGGGCCCGTGGCAGGTACCGGTGGCGGACTGCGCGGTGACGCTGTCGGCGCACGCGGGCTACACGGGCGAGGCCATGTCCATGGGCGAGCGCACGCCGGTGGCGCTCCTCGACTCGGCCGCCTCGGCGCGCATGGCGGTGGCCGAGGCCGTGACGAACATCGCCTCGGCGCGCATCGGGAAGCTGGGGGACGTGAAGCTGTCCGCGAACTGGATGGCCGCCGCCGGCAGCCCGGGCGAGGACGCCAACCTGTACGCCGCGGTCAAGGCGGTGGGCATGGAGCTGTGCCCCGCGCTGGGCCTCACCATCCCGGTGGGCAAGGACTCCATGTCCATGCGCACGGTGTGGGAGGAGAAGGGGGCCCGGAAGGCGGTCGTCTCTCCGCTGTCGCTCATCGTGTCGGCCTTCGCGCCGGTGCTCGACGTGCGCAGGTCGCTCACGCCGCAGCTGCGCGAGCTGGACTCGGACACGCGGCTGGTGTTCGTGGACCTCGCGGGCGGCAAGCAGCGGCTGGGTGGTTCGGTGCTGGCGCAGACCTGGTCCCAGGTGGGCCCGCGCTGCCCGGACGTGGAGAGCCCCGAGCTGCTCAAGGGCTTCTTCTCCGCGATGCAGGTGCTCAACGAGGAGGGGCTGCTGCTGGCCTACCATGACCGCTCGGACGGTGGCCTCCTCACCTCGCTGGTGGAGATGGCCTTCGCGGGCCACTGCGGCTTCGAGGTGGACGTGACCGCGCTGGGCTCGGATGCCGTCGCGGCGCTCTTCAACGAGGAGCTCGGCGCGGTGCTGCAGGTGCAGTCCACGAATCTGTCGCGCGTGCGCGATGTGCTGACGAAGCATGGTTTGGGCTCCGCGTACCAGGAGCTCGGCCGGCCCCGGGCGGAGCTGACGGTGCAGGTGCGCCACGGCGGGACGGTCCTCCTGGAGGAGGACACGGTGGCGCTGCGCAAGGTGTGGTCGCGCGTCAGCTACGAGATGCAGAAGCTGCGCGACAACCCGCGCTGCGCCGACGAGGAGTACGCCGCGAAGTGCGACCCGCGCGACCCCGGCCTGTCGCCCCGGCTCACATTCGATCCGACGGAGGACGTGGCGGCGCCGTACATCGCCAAGGGCGTGAAGCCCCGGGTGGTCATCCTGCGGGAGCAGGGGGTGAACAGCCAGCTCGAGATGGCGCGGGCGTTCATTCGCGCGGGCTTCAACGCGGTGGACGTGCACATGAGCGACATCCTCGCGGGGCGGGTGTCGTTGAAGGACTTCACGGGCGTCGCGGCCTGCGGAGGCTTCTCCTACGGCGACGTGCTGGGCGCGGGCGGCGGCTGGGCCCGGTCGATTCTGTTCAACGCGCGGGCTCGGGACGAGTTCGCCGCGTTCTTCGCGCGCTCGGGCACCTTCGCCCTGGGCATCTGCAACGGCTGCCAGATGATGTCGCAGCTGCGCGACCTCATCCCGGGAGCCGAGCACTTCCCGCACTTCGTGCGCAACGCCTCGGAGCAGTTCGAGGCGCGGCTGGTGCAGGTGGAGGTGGCGGAGAGCCCGTCGCTGTTCTTCAAGGGCATGGCGGGCAGCCGCATCCTCATCGCGTCGTCGCACGGAGAGGGGAGGGCGGAGTTCGCCAGCGCCGAGGATGCCGCACGGGTGAACGGGCTGGGCGTGGTGCCGGTGCGCTTCGTGGACAACCACGGGCGGGTGACGGAGACGTACCCGGCGAACCCGAACGGCTCGCCGCACGGAATCGCGGGCATGACGTCGCGGGACGGGCGCGTCACCATCATGATGCCGCACCCGGAGCGCGTGAGCCGCAGCGTGCAGTACTCCTGGTGCCCGCCGGAGTGGGGCGAGGACGGTCCCTGGATGCGGATGTTCCGCAACGCCCGCGCCGCGTTGGGCTGA
- a CDS encoding GIN domain-containing protein, which produces MWKSLGVGVAVLMFLPACGLFMEQGNGRKVTESREVSSIFTRVENHTSLDVVVREADSSSVSLTLDENLQRYVTARVQGEALIIEDSANLSFSGEGRVVATLPRFLGARNDGSGDLLVEGVTQANALTFVLDGSGSVRYCGPASSLTANLSGSGDMTLCTPEAQMLEGVSLELGGSGSITYDGSAKRLEAICDGSGDIHLTGQAPQLVAQARASGDVDARGFTSSNAELRVSGSGGVSATVQDGSVAVRIDGSGGVDLWGNASVRDVSLNGSGNFRRH; this is translated from the coding sequence ATGTGGAAGAGCCTGGGTGTGGGAGTGGCCGTGCTGATGTTCCTGCCCGCCTGCGGGCTGTTCATGGAGCAGGGGAACGGCCGCAAGGTCACCGAATCACGGGAGGTCTCCTCGATTTTCACCAGGGTGGAGAATCACACCTCCCTGGACGTGGTGGTGCGCGAGGCCGATTCCAGCTCCGTCTCCCTCACCCTGGACGAGAACCTGCAGCGCTACGTGACCGCCCGCGTCCAAGGGGAGGCGCTCATCATCGAGGATTCGGCGAACCTGTCCTTCTCGGGCGAGGGCCGCGTGGTGGCGACGCTGCCGCGCTTCCTGGGCGCGAGGAACGATGGCTCCGGCGATCTCCTCGTCGAGGGCGTCACCCAGGCCAACGCGCTCACCTTCGTGCTCGATGGCTCGGGCTCGGTGCGCTACTGCGGGCCGGCGAGCAGCCTCACCGCGAACCTGTCGGGCTCCGGGGACATGACGCTCTGCACTCCCGAGGCCCAGATGCTGGAGGGCGTGAGCCTGGAGCTCGGGGGCTCCGGCTCCATCACCTATGACGGCTCGGCGAAGCGGCTGGAGGCGATCTGCGACGGGTCCGGCGACATCCACCTCACGGGCCAGGCGCCGCAGCTGGTGGCCCAGGCGCGCGCCAGTGGGGATGTCGATGCCCGGGGCTTCACCAGCTCGAACGCGGAGCTGCGCGTGTCCGGCTCCGGAGGGGTGAGCGCCACCGTCCAGGACGGCAGCGTGGCGGTGCGCATCGACGGCTCCGGCGGCGTGGACCTGTGGGGCAATGCCTCGGTGCGCGACGTGAGTCTCAACGGCAGCGGGAACTTCCGCCGCCACTGA
- a CDS encoding molybdopterin oxidoreductase family protein: protein MSKPAVPSELHFRTCNLCEAMCGIQIETSQGRITSIRGDEEDPFSKGHICPKAVALQDLHEDPDRLRHPVRRTATGWEPISWEEALDETARRFHAIQREHGKDALGVYVGNPTVHDHGAMMFLPFLLRALRTRNKFSASSVDQLPHQLAAFLMFGHQFLIPIPDIDHTRYMLILGANPLASNGSLMSAPGVRDRLKAIQKRGGRVVVVDPRKTETAGIADEHLFIRPGTDALWLFSLLHVLLEEAGPKLGRLAELSDGLASIRELARDFTPERAAPHTGVPADTTRRIARELSASESAVCYGRVGVSTQAFGAMCQWLINLINIVTGNFDRQGGALFTRPAFDVVGGPRAMSMNRGGFARFRSRVRALPEFAGELPVSALGEEILTDGPGRIRAMLTSAGNPVVSTPNGRQLDKALASLDFMVCIDPYINETTRHAHLILPPTTHLERSHYDIAFHALAVRNTTKYSPPLFTPGPDSRHDWEIFLELKHRLETLRGAPRVRGELTYRALKALGPDGILDLGLRAGPYGMKLRPLRKGLSLASLKAKPHGVDLGPLKPSLPGRLATKDRRIHLAPDVLVADVHRLRRTFLEAERAPEEGELLLIGRRHLRDNNSWLHNVPRLIKGKPRCTLMVHPEDARRLGLSEGEEAVITSRVGEVQAPVNVTEEVMPGVVSLPHGYGHGREGVRLRVAGEHAGVSINDLTDDRALDAISGNAAFSGVQVRVRPAARAARTDEQLEQSATG from the coding sequence ATGAGCAAACCCGCCGTGCCATCCGAGCTGCACTTCCGCACCTGCAACCTCTGCGAGGCCATGTGCGGCATCCAGATCGAGACGTCCCAGGGCCGGATCACCTCCATCCGGGGCGACGAGGAGGATCCGTTCAGCAAGGGCCACATCTGTCCCAAGGCGGTCGCGCTGCAGGATCTCCACGAGGACCCCGACCGGCTGCGTCACCCGGTCCGGCGCACCGCCACCGGTTGGGAGCCCATCTCCTGGGAGGAGGCGCTGGACGAGACCGCGCGGCGCTTCCACGCCATCCAGCGGGAGCACGGCAAGGACGCCCTGGGGGTGTACGTGGGCAACCCCACCGTGCACGACCACGGCGCGATGATGTTCCTGCCGTTCCTCCTGAGGGCGCTGCGCACGAGGAACAAGTTCTCGGCCTCGTCGGTGGACCAGCTGCCCCACCAGCTCGCCGCGTTCCTGATGTTCGGGCACCAGTTCCTCATCCCCATCCCGGACATCGACCACACGCGCTACATGCTCATCCTCGGGGCCAACCCGCTGGCCTCCAACGGAAGCCTGATGAGCGCGCCGGGCGTGCGCGACCGGCTCAAGGCCATCCAGAAGCGCGGGGGCCGGGTGGTGGTGGTGGACCCCCGGAAGACGGAGACCGCCGGCATCGCGGACGAGCACCTCTTCATCCGCCCCGGCACCGACGCCCTGTGGCTCTTCTCCCTGCTGCACGTGCTGTTGGAGGAGGCGGGCCCGAAGCTCGGACGGCTCGCGGAGCTCTCCGACGGACTGGCCTCCATCCGCGAGCTGGCGCGCGACTTCACCCCCGAGCGCGCCGCGCCCCACACCGGCGTGCCGGCGGACACCACCCGGCGGATCGCCCGCGAGCTGTCCGCCTCGGAGTCCGCCGTCTGCTACGGCCGCGTCGGCGTCTCCACGCAGGCCTTCGGCGCGATGTGCCAGTGGCTCATCAACCTCATCAACATCGTGACGGGGAACTTCGACCGCCAGGGAGGCGCCCTCTTCACCCGGCCGGCCTTCGACGTCGTGGGCGGGCCGCGCGCCATGTCCATGAACCGCGGCGGCTTCGCCCGCTTCAGGAGCCGGGTGCGCGCGCTGCCCGAGTTCGCCGGTGAGCTGCCGGTGTCCGCGCTCGGCGAGGAGATCCTCACCGACGGCCCCGGGCGCATCCGCGCGATGCTCACCTCCGCGGGCAACCCGGTGGTGTCCACGCCCAACGGACGGCAGCTCGACAAGGCGCTCGCGTCGCTGGACTTCATGGTGTGCATCGACCCGTACATCAACGAGACGACGCGGCACGCGCACCTCATCCTCCCCCCCACCACGCACCTGGAGCGGAGCCACTACGACATCGCGTTCCACGCGCTGGCGGTGCGCAACACGACGAAGTACTCGCCGCCGCTCTTCACGCCCGGCCCGGACTCGCGCCACGACTGGGAGATCTTCCTGGAGCTGAAGCACCGCCTGGAGACGCTCCGGGGCGCGCCCCGCGTGCGCGGCGAGTTGACGTACCGCGCGCTCAAGGCGCTCGGCCCCGACGGCATCCTGGACCTGGGACTGCGCGCGGGCCCGTACGGCATGAAGCTCCGCCCCTTGCGCAAGGGCCTGAGCCTCGCGAGCCTGAAGGCGAAGCCGCACGGGGTGGACCTGGGGCCCCTGAAGCCGAGCCTGCCCGGGCGGCTGGCCACGAAGGATCGCCGCATCCACCTCGCCCCGGACGTGCTGGTGGCGGACGTGCACCGGCTGCGCCGCACCTTCCTGGAAGCAGAGCGGGCCCCCGAGGAGGGGGAGCTGCTGCTCATCGGGCGGCGCCACCTGCGGGACAACAACTCCTGGCTGCACAACGTGCCCCGTCTCATCAAGGGCAAGCCCCGGTGCACGCTGATGGTGCACCCGGAGGATGCCCGGCGGCTGGGACTGAGCGAGGGCGAGGAGGCTGTGATCACTTCCCGGGTTGGGGAGGTCCAAGCTCCCGTGAACGTGACGGAAGAAGTCATGCCCGGAGTGGTGAGCCTGCCCCACGGCTACGGGCATGGGCGCGAGGGTGTGCGGCTCCGGGTCGCCGGAGAGCACGCGGGCGTGAGCATCAACGATCTCACGGACGATCGCGCCCTCGATGCCATCAGCGGCAATGCCGCATTCAGTGGAGTCCAGGTGCGTGTCCGGCCAGCGGCACGGGCGGCGCGCACGGATGAACAACTCGAGCAGTCTGCGACAGGATGA
- a CDS encoding glutathione S-transferase family protein encodes MITLYQTPTAWGTPNLSPFCIKLESYLRMTGQNYQVQPADLRKAPKGKVPYVDVDGRLMGDSQFIIEYLKQKFGDTLDSKLTDEQKAIGHTVRRMLEESTYWNIVYTRWVDEAGWRAYVPVLETMLPVVLGNVMLPVLRRKMFKTLHAQGMGRHNFDEVQKLGKDDITAVSTIMGSRPFLLGETPTSFDASVYAFLVGIIAFPVDSDFKQHTLSQGNLVEYCARFKSRFFANWKPSGSRAA; translated from the coding sequence ATGATCACCCTCTATCAGACCCCCACCGCCTGGGGTACCCCCAACCTCAGCCCGTTCTGTATCAAGCTGGAGTCCTACCTGCGCATGACGGGCCAGAACTACCAGGTGCAGCCGGCCGACCTGCGCAAGGCGCCCAAGGGCAAGGTGCCCTACGTCGACGTCGACGGACGGCTCATGGGCGACTCCCAGTTCATCATCGAGTACCTCAAGCAGAAGTTTGGGGACACGCTCGACAGCAAGCTGACGGATGAGCAGAAGGCGATCGGCCACACGGTCCGGCGCATGTTGGAGGAGTCCACCTACTGGAACATCGTGTACACGCGCTGGGTGGACGAGGCGGGCTGGCGCGCCTACGTGCCGGTGCTCGAGACGATGCTGCCGGTGGTCCTGGGCAACGTCATGCTGCCGGTGCTGCGCCGCAAGATGTTCAAGACGCTCCATGCCCAGGGCATGGGCCGCCACAACTTCGATGAGGTGCAGAAGCTGGGCAAGGACGACATCACCGCGGTGTCGACGATCATGGGCAGCAGGCCGTTCCTGCTCGGCGAGACGCCCACCTCCTTCGACGCGTCGGTGTACGCGTTCCTGGTGGGCATCATCGCCTTCCCGGTGGACTCGGACTTCAAGCAGCACACCCTGTCCCAGGGCAACCTCGTGGAGTACTGCGCCCGGTTCAAGTCGCGCTTCTTCGCCAACTGGAAGCCGTCCGGCTCCAGGGCCGCCTAG
- a CDS encoding MarR family winged helix-turn-helix transcriptional regulator, which translates to MARSPLNLDEFLPYRLSLASNAVSQVIARAYEEHFGLKVNEWRVITVLAENDELTQQEIVGRTKMDKVTVSRAAQVLERRRLLRRVTNTDDGRSLRLSLTAEGQKLYARVVPAVLELEAEVLKGLGEQEIAELKDVLRRLEAAAERVLTRR; encoded by the coding sequence GTGGCGCGCTCTCCTCTCAATCTCGACGAATTCCTGCCGTACCGGCTCTCGCTCGCCTCCAACGCGGTGAGCCAGGTCATCGCCCGAGCATATGAGGAGCACTTCGGCCTCAAGGTGAACGAGTGGCGCGTCATCACCGTGCTGGCGGAGAACGACGAGCTCACTCAACAGGAGATCGTCGGCCGTACGAAGATGGACAAGGTGACGGTGAGCCGCGCCGCGCAGGTGCTCGAACGGCGCAGGCTCCTGCGTCGCGTGACGAACACCGACGATGGCCGCTCCCTCCGGCTCTCGCTCACGGCCGAGGGGCAGAAGCTCTACGCCCGGGTCGTGCCCGCGGTGCTCGAGCTCGAGGCCGAGGTGCTGAAGGGACTCGGTGAGCAGGAGATCGCCGAGCTCAAGGACGTGCTCCGCCGCCTGGAAGCCGCCGCCGAGCGCGTGCTCACCCGCCGCTGA
- the hppD gene encoding 4-hydroxyphenylpyruvate dioxygenase, with protein sequence MSNVAENPLGLNGFEFVEFTSPEPGKMIDLIERLGFTAYAMHPTKDVVRYKQGGINLLVNREPTGQAAEFRALHGPSANGMAFRVDNAKKAYELAIERGARPADPLAGTLGPDSYVLQGIGGSLLYLVDRYGAKGSLYDGWRQIPGAAEAEAKNSTGLDILDHLTHNVRRGEMRTWSSFYNRVFGFTEQKYFDIKGQATGLFSQAMIAPDRAIRIPLNESQDDKSQIEEFIRQYNGEGIQHLALTTDDIYGTVEKLRQRGVIFQDTIETYYELVDKRVPGHGEDLERMKKNRILIDGSKSEGFLLQIFTENLFGPIFFEIIQRKGNEGFGNGNFQALFESIELDQIRRGVIQVTTRR encoded by the coding sequence ATGAGCAACGTGGCGGAGAATCCCCTCGGGTTGAATGGTTTCGAGTTCGTCGAGTTCACCTCGCCGGAGCCCGGCAAGATGATCGATCTCATCGAGCGGCTGGGCTTCACGGCCTACGCGATGCACCCGACGAAGGACGTCGTCCGCTACAAGCAGGGCGGCATCAACCTGCTGGTGAACCGCGAGCCGACCGGGCAGGCGGCCGAGTTCCGGGCGCTGCACGGCCCGTCGGCCAACGGCATGGCGTTCCGCGTGGACAACGCGAAGAAGGCGTACGAGCTGGCGATCGAGCGCGGTGCGCGCCCGGCGGATCCGCTCGCGGGCACGCTCGGCCCGGACAGCTATGTCCTCCAGGGCATCGGTGGCAGCCTCCTCTATCTCGTCGACCGCTACGGGGCGAAGGGCTCGCTCTATGACGGCTGGCGCCAGATTCCCGGGGCCGCGGAGGCGGAGGCGAAGAACAGCACGGGCCTCGACATCCTCGACCACCTCACGCACAACGTGCGCCGGGGCGAGATGCGCACCTGGTCGAGCTTCTACAACCGGGTGTTCGGGTTCACCGAGCAGAAGTACTTCGACATCAAGGGCCAGGCGACCGGCCTGTTCTCTCAGGCGATGATCGCCCCCGACCGGGCCATCCGCATCCCGCTCAACGAGAGCCAGGACGACAAGTCGCAGATCGAGGAGTTCATCCGCCAGTACAACGGCGAGGGCATCCAGCACCTGGCGCTGACCACCGACGACATCTACGGGACGGTGGAGAAGCTGCGCCAGCGCGGGGTCATCTTCCAGGACACCATCGAGACCTACTACGAGCTGGTGGACAAGCGGGTGCCGGGCCACGGCGAGGATCTGGAGCGGATGAAGAAGAACCGCATCCTCATCGACGGCAGCAAGTCGGAGGGCTTCCTGCTGCAGATCTTCACCGAGAACCTCTTCGGGCCGATCTTCTTCGAGATCATCCAGCGCAAGGGGAACGAGGGGTTCGGCAACGGCAACTTCCAGGCGCTGTTCGAGTCCATCGAGCTCGACCAGATCCGGCGCGGCGTCATCCAGGTGACGACGCGGCGGTAG